Proteins encoded together in one Aminipila butyrica window:
- a CDS encoding deoxyguanosinetriphosphate triphosphohydrolase: MITREDLEKKEFEYLSPLAAKSAESRGRVMEEEKSQVRTEYQRDRDRIIHSKSFRRLMHKTQVFLAPEGDHFRTRLTHTIEVSQIARTIARGLALNEDLTEAIALGHDLGHTPFGHSGETILNNIHPGGFQHNVQSLRVVEVLEGSKGKAGMNLTAEVKDGIVNHTGPTKPFTLEGQIVRFSDRIAYINHDIDDALRSGVIKMEDLPEDCLAVLGNTHRQRIDTLVMDVIVNSDGQPVIVMSDSCQKHMDKLRAYMFKNVYHNEKVKRHEDLHRVEIIINSLYDYYLDHPDQLPKERQELIAEHGIAEIVKDHVAGMTDRYALNLYNEIFIPKGWK; this comes from the coding sequence ATGATTACGAGAGAAGATCTGGAAAAGAAGGAATTTGAATACTTATCGCCTCTAGCCGCTAAGTCGGCAGAATCCAGAGGAAGGGTTATGGAAGAAGAAAAATCTCAAGTCCGCACGGAGTATCAGCGGGATCGGGATCGCATCATTCACTCCAAGTCCTTTCGGCGGCTGATGCACAAGACACAAGTCTTTTTAGCCCCAGAAGGAGATCACTTCCGAACCAGATTGACTCACACCATAGAGGTGTCCCAGATTGCCAGAACCATTGCCAGGGGACTGGCTCTCAATGAAGACCTGACCGAAGCTATCGCTTTAGGACATGACTTAGGGCATACGCCCTTCGGACATAGCGGCGAAACCATCCTCAACAATATTCATCCCGGCGGCTTTCAGCACAATGTGCAGAGTCTGCGGGTGGTGGAAGTGCTGGAAGGGAGCAAAGGAAAGGCTGGCATGAACCTCACTGCCGAAGTGAAGGACGGCATTGTCAATCACACGGGGCCAACAAAGCCTTTTACCTTGGAAGGGCAGATTGTCCGCTTCAGCGACCGTATTGCCTACATCAATCATGATATTGACGATGCCTTGCGAAGCGGGGTCATCAAGATGGAGGATTTGCCCGAGGACTGCCTAGCGGTGCTGGGAAATACCCATCGGCAGCGAATTGATACCCTGGTCATGGATGTGATTGTAAACAGCGACGGGCAGCCAGTCATTGTTATGAGCGACTCCTGTCAGAAGCATATGGATAAGCTGCGGGCTTACATGTTTAAAAATGTCTATCACAATGAAAAGGTGAAAAGACATGAGGATCTACACCGGGTAGAAATTATTATCAATTCTTTGTATGATTACTACTTGGATCATCCGGATCAGTTGCCAAAAGAAAGGCAGGAACTGATCGCAGAGCATGGGATTGCTGAAATTGTCAAAGACCATGTGGCGGGGATGACAGACCGTTATGCCTTAAATCTTTACAATGAAATTTTTATTCCCAAGGGCTGGAAATAG
- a CDS encoding inorganic phosphate transporter — protein MPSTILLWVLVVALLFEFINGFHDTANAIATSVYTRALSAKNAIMLAAVMNFCGALVSEKVALTISKGLVDVELEQYVILSALIGAIIWNLITWWKGIPSSSSHALIGGLIGATIVYTMSVKHIVWSGVLEKVIIPLFTSPVIGFIFGFFFMKLIFIAFAGWSQGRVNKLFLKLQILSAALIAYSHGNNDAQKTMGIMTLALMTGGLLDSHSGIPLWIKIACATTMAAGTSLGGWKIMKTMGGGVTKLQPASGFAAQTGAALVIEGMSFFGAPVSTTHVITTAIMGAGSVKRLSAVKWAIAESIVTAWVITLPITMFLGGMAAFIIEKFVA, from the coding sequence ATGCCTAGTACAATCCTGTTATGGGTATTGGTAGTTGCCCTGTTATTTGAATTTATCAATGGCTTTCACGATACGGCAAACGCCATCGCCACTTCGGTGTACACTAGAGCCCTATCGGCGAAAAACGCTATCATGCTGGCGGCCGTGATGAACTTCTGCGGTGCTTTGGTCAGCGAAAAAGTTGCCTTGACCATCTCTAAGGGGCTGGTTGATGTAGAGTTGGAGCAGTATGTTATTCTTTCTGCTCTGATAGGCGCCATCATCTGGAACCTGATTACCTGGTGGAAGGGCATACCCAGCAGCTCTTCTCATGCGCTGATTGGCGGACTGATTGGTGCTACCATCGTCTATACGATGTCCGTTAAGCACATCGTCTGGTCCGGAGTACTTGAAAAGGTTATTATTCCTCTGTTTACTTCCCCAGTTATCGGCTTTATCTTCGGATTTTTCTTTATGAAGCTGATATTCATCGCTTTTGCTGGCTGGTCTCAAGGAAGGGTGAACAAACTATTTTTAAAGCTGCAAATTCTGTCGGCGGCACTGATTGCCTATTCTCATGGCAACAATGACGCCCAGAAGACTATGGGTATCATGACACTGGCGCTGATGACCGGCGGATTGTTGGACAGCCACAGCGGCATACCTCTATGGATAAAGATTGCCTGTGCCACCACTATGGCGGCGGGAACCTCTCTTGGAGGCTGGAAAATCATGAAAACCATGGGCGGCGGCGTAACAAAGCTACAGCCTGCCAGCGGATTCGCAGCCCAGACGGGAGCGGCTCTGGTCATCGAAGGGATGTCTTTCTTTGGCGCTCCGGTCAGCACGACTCACGTAATCACGACGGCCATTATGGGCGCCGGTAGCGTGAAGAGACTGTCTGCTGTCAAGTGGGCCATTGCAGAAAGTATCGTTACAGCTTGGGTAATCACTCTGCCTATCACCATGTTCTTAGGTGGAATGGCTGCCTTCATTATTGAAAAATTTGTAGCGTAG
- a CDS encoding DUF47 domain-containing protein has protein sequence MLSAKKKEDIFYNLFIEYAEKIVKSGEAFSDLVKNYENVEDKVAAIKVLETECDMEAHKILKALNGSFVTPFDREDIYSVTREMDDIVDTLEEVANRFLVFDVHVVRQEAVYMADLIMQSIRELNILFKHLSEMKKNQIVREQIIEVNRIENEGDVIYRKALSKLFREEKDPIELIKWKHLFEQLEASLDSCENVANILEGVVMKYA, from the coding sequence ATGCTTAGCGCAAAGAAAAAAGAGGATATTTTTTATAATTTATTTATAGAATATGCTGAAAAAATCGTCAAGTCTGGAGAAGCCTTCAGCGATCTAGTAAAAAACTATGAGAACGTAGAGGACAAGGTAGCAGCTATTAAAGTTTTAGAGACGGAGTGTGATATGGAAGCCCACAAGATATTGAAGGCGTTAAACGGCTCCTTTGTCACACCTTTTGACCGGGAAGATATCTATTCTGTCACCAGAGAGATGGATGATATTGTAGATACCCTAGAGGAAGTGGCCAACCGATTTTTAGTTTTTGATGTACATGTTGTTCGTCAGGAGGCGGTATACATGGCTGATCTGATTATGCAGAGCATTCGAGAATTAAACATACTCTTTAAACACCTTTCCGAAATGAAGAAGAACCAGATTGTGCGGGAGCAGATTATTGAAGTGAACCGCATTGAAAATGAAGGGGACGTAATCTACAGAAAGGCGCTGTCCAAGTTGTTCCGGGAGGAAAAAGACCCGATTGAGCTGATTAAGTGGAAGCACTTGTTTGAACAGCTGGAAGCCAGCCTGGATTCCTGCGAAAATGTAGCAAATATTCTGGAAGGTGTGGTAATGAAATATGCCTAG
- a CDS encoding catalase-related domain-containing protein, which yields MDLIYQQANDSLKAFSPADRDALVHNLVESLMFLDGQVQEKMVDCLKSVNLELGTAIQKQL from the coding sequence ATGGACCTAATCTATCAGCAGGCCAACGACAGCTTGAAGGCCTTTAGTCCGGCGGATCGGGACGCCCTGGTTCACAACTTGGTGGAAAGCCTTATGTTCCTGGATGGCCAGGTACAAGAAAAGATGGTGGACTGCTTAAAGTCGGTGAATCTGGAGCTAGGTACTGCCATTCAGAAGCAGTTGTAG
- a CDS encoding catalase, translating into MTDFLLFNKLAEMNRNMTPERLFHEKGVGAYGEFSLYMPFSDYTEATFLKDTEQTTEVFVRFSRALGRRGSAETARDIRGMSVKFYTEAGDYDLLCQNMPVFFINEAKKFPRLYEALRPRNGLSHDKESFWQFVAENPEALHLILWLYSNKGTIKSYRHMEAFSVHTYRWRNEKGKAFYVRYHWLPLGGTKNISAHEAEFLAGYDPDALTSDLYRAIEEGRYPEYELVVQIIPEHAAREFPFDIFNKTFVWPERSYPHVKVGRLTLNRLPSDFHQEVEMCYFSPSNRVPGIELPEDELLALMCFALDDEWRNRRR; encoded by the coding sequence GTGACAGACTTTCTCTTATTCAATAAACTGGCTGAAATGAATCGAAACATGACGCCAGAACGGTTATTTCACGAAAAAGGTGTGGGCGCATATGGTGAGTTTTCGCTGTATATGCCGTTTTCAGATTATACAGAAGCCACTTTTTTAAAGGATACAGAGCAGACTACAGAGGTCTTTGTGCGCTTTTCCAGGGCATTGGGCCGAAGGGGTTCTGCGGAAACAGCCAGAGACATTCGTGGCATGTCGGTAAAGTTCTACACAGAAGCGGGCGACTATGACCTGCTGTGCCAGAACATGCCTGTATTCTTTATTAATGAAGCAAAAAAGTTTCCCCGACTGTATGAGGCACTGCGTCCGCGGAACGGATTGTCTCACGACAAGGAAAGCTTTTGGCAGTTTGTGGCGGAGAATCCGGAAGCGCTGCACCTAATCCTATGGCTGTATTCCAACAAGGGAACCATTAAGAGCTACCGACACATGGAGGCCTTCAGCGTACATACTTACAGATGGCGCAATGAAAAAGGTAAGGCTTTTTACGTTCGCTACCACTGGCTCCCGCTAGGTGGAACAAAGAATATTTCTGCCCATGAAGCCGAATTTCTGGCGGGTTACGACCCGGATGCGCTGACTAGCGATTTGTACAGGGCTATCGAGGAAGGTCGGTATCCAGAATACGAGCTGGTGGTGCAGATTATTCCAGAGCATGCAGCCAGAGAATTCCCTTTTGATATTTTTAATAAGACTTTTGTCTGGCCGGAACGGTCCTATCCCCACGTGAAGGTGGGGCGGCTGACTCTGAACAGGCTGCCATCAGATTTTCACCAAGAGGTGGAAATGTGTTATTTCAGCCCGTCCAATCGGGTGCCGGGAATTGAACTCCCGGAAGATGAATTGTTGGCTCTTATGTGCTTCGCCTTAGACGACGAATGGCGGAACAGAAGGAGGTAG
- a CDS encoding precorrin-8X methylmutase yields the protein MKIELQKVLPADIEKRSFEMITEELGERIIPEELAPIVKRVIHTSADFDYYENMKFSPAVAKRIAEALRAGACIVTDTQMAKAGINKKLLETFGGEVFCFMADEDVAKAAKENGTTRATASIEKAAQLDRPVIFAIGNAPTALVRIYELFSEGKLNPQAVIGVPVGFVNVVESKELILSSTMPHIVAAGRKGGSNVAAAICNAILYMMRDGQL from the coding sequence ATGAAAATTGAATTACAGAAAGTATTACCGGCAGATATAGAAAAGCGAAGCTTTGAAATGATTACAGAGGAGCTGGGAGAGCGAATCATACCAGAAGAATTGGCGCCTATCGTCAAGCGGGTCATCCATACCTCGGCGGATTTTGACTACTATGAGAATATGAAGTTTTCTCCGGCAGTAGCCAAGCGGATTGCCGAAGCGTTGAGAGCGGGTGCCTGTATTGTTACCGATACCCAAATGGCCAAGGCGGGTATCAACAAGAAGCTTCTGGAAACCTTTGGTGGAGAGGTCTTCTGTTTTATGGCAGATGAAGATGTGGCTAAAGCGGCAAAGGAAAATGGCACGACCAGGGCTACGGCTTCGATTGAGAAGGCGGCCCAGCTGGATCGGCCGGTGATTTTTGCCATCGGCAATGCACCTACGGCACTGGTACGGATTTATGAACTTTTCAGCGAGGGAAAGCTGAATCCGCAGGCGGTAATTGGTGTTCCGGTAGGCTTCGTCAACGTGGTAGAGTCCAAAGAGCTGATTCTTTCTTCAACCATGCCCCACATTGTGGCAGCAGGAAGAAAGGGAGGCAGCAATGTAGCGGCGGCAATCTGCAATGCTATCCTCTACATGATGCGGGACGGACAGCTGTAA
- a CDS encoding cobyric acid synthase, giving the protein MAKAIMIQGTMSNAGKSLLVAGLCRVFKQDGYSVAPFKSQNMALNSFITKEGLEMGRAQVVQAEAAGIEPSVLMNPILLKPTNDMASQVIVNGEVYANMDAKTYYQHKRDMVPEIKKAYDQLASQYDIIVLEGAGSPAEINLQENDIVNMYMAKLAKAPVLLAGDIDRGGVFASLVGTMALFTEEDRAMVKGTIINKFRGDKTILQPGLDMLEERIHVPTVGVVPYLHVDIDDEDSLTEKFTRKNKVALIDIAVIRLPRISNFTDFNVFEYSEAVSLRYVDSVGQLGNPDLIIIPGTKNTMEDLLWMRQCGLEAALIKYGAQGKPMFGICGGFQMLGRELKDPYNVEHGGTMKGMGLLPTTTVFEREKTRTQIKAHFVTGGKGYFAALDGVDVEGYEIHMGQSVVDEADLNKVNDLTHITEISSVKANQMAGLFQDNIYGSYVHGIFDKENVVKTIVSVLLKNKGLDESAVAGLDVKAYKEKQYDLLADGLRSNMDMERIYQILQEGV; this is encoded by the coding sequence ATGGCAAAGGCGATAATGATTCAAGGAACGATGTCCAATGCGGGCAAGAGTTTACTTGTTGCAGGATTATGTAGAGTGTTTAAACAGGACGGGTATTCTGTGGCTCCTTTTAAGTCTCAGAATATGGCGTTGAACTCTTTTATTACGAAAGAAGGCTTGGAAATGGGCAGGGCACAGGTGGTTCAGGCTGAGGCGGCAGGCATTGAGCCTTCGGTGCTGATGAATCCCATCCTGCTGAAGCCGACGAATGACATGGCCTCTCAGGTCATCGTCAACGGAGAGGTCTATGCCAACATGGATGCAAAGACCTATTATCAGCATAAGCGGGACATGGTTCCTGAGATAAAAAAAGCTTATGACCAGCTGGCTTCTCAGTACGATATTATTGTACTGGAAGGAGCGGGCAGCCCGGCTGAAATTAATTTACAGGAAAATGATATTGTAAACATGTATATGGCCAAGCTGGCCAAGGCCCCGGTGCTTTTGGCGGGAGATATTGACCGGGGCGGAGTCTTTGCTTCGCTGGTAGGTACCATGGCTTTATTCACAGAGGAAGACCGGGCTATGGTAAAAGGCACTATCATCAACAAATTTCGGGGAGATAAGACTATTTTACAGCCGGGACTGGATATGTTGGAAGAACGGATTCACGTGCCTACGGTAGGAGTGGTTCCTTATCTTCACGTAGACATTGACGACGAAGACAGCTTGACAGAAAAGTTTACTCGCAAGAACAAAGTAGCTCTTATCGATATAGCGGTTATCCGTCTGCCTAGAATCTCTAACTTTACAGACTTCAACGTCTTCGAATATTCTGAGGCGGTGAGTCTCCGCTACGTGGATTCGGTAGGGCAGCTGGGGAATCCGGATTTAATTATTATACCAGGGACGAAGAATACCATGGAGGACCTTCTGTGGATGCGGCAGTGTGGGCTGGAAGCGGCCCTTATCAAGTATGGAGCACAAGGAAAGCCAATGTTTGGCATTTGCGGTGGTTTCCAAATGTTGGGCAGAGAACTGAAAGACCCTTACAATGTGGAGCATGGCGGTACCATGAAAGGAATGGGCTTGCTGCCGACGACGACGGTCTTTGAGCGTGAGAAGACCAGGACGCAAATTAAGGCTCATTTTGTCACGGGCGGCAAAGGGTATTTTGCAGCTCTGGACGGGGTGGACGTAGAAGGCTATGAAATCCATATGGGACAGTCTGTAGTAGATGAAGCGGATTTGAATAAGGTCAATGACTTGACTCACATCACGGAAATCTCCTCTGTTAAAGCGAATCAAATGGCTGGACTTTTCCAGGATAACATTTATGGGTCCTACGTTCACGGAATATTTGACAAGGAGAACGTAGTCAAGACCATCGTTTCTGTCCTGCTGAAAAATAAAGGCTTGGATGAATCGGCAGTAGCGGGTTTGGATGTAAAGGCCTACAAGGAAAAGCAGTATGATTTGCTGGCTGACGGCCTGCGGAGCAACATGGACATGGAACGGATATATCAGATATTGCAGGAAGGAGTGTAA
- a CDS encoding pyridoxal phosphate-dependent aminotransferase, with amino-acid sequence MANLVHGGDIYSAQEKGIADIVDFSANINPRGLPPQVKQAIIDGLDSCVNYPDPLCRELIAGISAFEGLDKDAILCGNGAADIIFRFVLAWKPKKALVLAPTFAEYEQALHTVGCETVHYSLKEEEDFVLTENYLNALDSSYDVIFLCNPNNPTGQLISKTLLEKILQVCTEKQIMMVLDECFIEFVEDYESCTMKEYIKTNENLMILKAFTKSYAMPGLRLGYGLSSNQKLMKGMTHIGQPWSVSIPAQLAGIQALKEKEYLNTSLKEIREEKAFLVSELNELRIKNYHPAANYILFNIRDHERYCLSDFKEKLLQQGIIIRDCSNYVGLEEGYYRIAVKSHQANERLIAALKSI; translated from the coding sequence ATGGCTAATTTAGTACACGGCGGCGACATCTATAGTGCGCAGGAAAAGGGTATAGCAGATATTGTTGATTTCTCGGCCAATATTAACCCGAGGGGACTGCCTCCTCAGGTTAAACAGGCTATCATAGATGGACTGGATTCTTGTGTGAACTATCCAGATCCTCTTTGCCGGGAGCTCATTGCTGGAATTTCGGCCTTTGAAGGACTTGATAAAGACGCGATTCTTTGCGGAAATGGCGCAGCGGATATCATTTTTCGCTTTGTTCTGGCTTGGAAACCAAAAAAGGCTTTAGTGCTGGCACCTACTTTTGCAGAATACGAACAAGCTTTACATACGGTGGGTTGTGAAACAGTCCATTACAGCTTGAAAGAAGAAGAAGACTTTGTGCTGACAGAAAACTATCTAAATGCCTTAGATTCTTCTTATGATGTTATCTTCTTATGCAACCCCAACAACCCGACGGGGCAGTTGATCTCAAAGACATTGCTGGAGAAGATTCTTCAGGTCTGCACCGAAAAGCAGATTATGATGGTACTAGATGAATGTTTTATTGAATTTGTTGAAGACTATGAATCCTGTACCATGAAGGAATACATAAAGACAAACGAAAACTTGATGATTTTAAAGGCTTTCACTAAAAGCTATGCGATGCCGGGATTGAGGCTGGGTTACGGTCTGTCCAGCAACCAGAAGCTGATGAAAGGCATGACCCATATTGGACAGCCTTGGTCGGTATCGATACCGGCCCAGCTGGCAGGAATCCAAGCCTTGAAAGAAAAGGAGTATCTCAATACCTCCTTGAAAGAAATCCGGGAGGAAAAGGCCTTTTTAGTGTCGGAACTTAATGAGTTGCGGATAAAAAATTACCATCCGGCCGCCAACTATATCTTGTTCAATATCAGAGATCATGAGCGATACTGCCTCTCTGACTTTAAAGAGAAGCTTCTGCAACAGGGAATAATCATTCGGGATTGCAGCAACTATGTGGGGTTGGAAGAAGGCTATTACCGAATCGCCGTCAAGTCCCATCAAGCCAATGAACGTCTTATAGCAGCGTTGAAATCCATATGA
- the cbiB gene encoding adenosylcobinamide-phosphate synthase CbiB — translation MNNVALGAMITVLPLFLGFLLDLLIGDPYNWPHPIRLIGKAIEKLEPVFRHLFPKSKSGELGAGMMMAVCIIALSFAVPVVVLWVAYKLHLILGLTVETVMCYQILAVKALKTESMKVYTELEKGDLEGARQKVAMIVGRDTASLDQEGIIKAAVETVAENTSDGTVAPLLFLAIGGAPLGFLYKAVNTLDSMIGYKNNRYLYFGRFAAKLDDVLNYIPARLSGLLMIVASAFCGLDFKNAAKIYKRDRQNHASPNSAHTEAVCAGALNVQLAGNAYYFGKLYEKKTIGDDNRPIDKRDIVLANRLLYGTAWIALIICMIGMVTVRWLI, via the coding sequence ATGAATAATGTGGCTCTTGGCGCAATGATAACCGTGCTGCCTCTGTTTCTGGGATTTCTTTTAGATTTACTCATCGGGGATCCTTACAACTGGCCTCATCCCATCCGCCTGATTGGCAAAGCTATTGAAAAGTTGGAACCGGTGTTTCGGCACCTGTTTCCCAAGAGTAAGAGTGGAGAGTTGGGGGCAGGGATGATGATGGCGGTCTGCATCATCGCTTTATCCTTTGCGGTGCCTGTGGTCGTGCTGTGGGTAGCTTATAAACTTCACTTAATTTTAGGCTTGACGGTTGAAACCGTTATGTGTTATCAGATCTTAGCCGTAAAAGCGTTAAAAACGGAAAGCATGAAGGTCTATACAGAACTGGAAAAAGGTGATCTGGAAGGGGCCAGGCAAAAGGTGGCCATGATTGTCGGCAGAGATACAGCCAGCCTGGACCAGGAAGGAATCATTAAGGCTGCGGTGGAGACGGTGGCGGAAAACACGTCGGACGGTACCGTAGCCCCCCTGTTGTTTCTGGCCATTGGAGGAGCCCCCTTGGGCTTTCTATACAAGGCGGTGAATACCCTGGATTCGATGATTGGCTATAAAAACAACAGGTATCTGTACTTTGGCCGGTTTGCGGCTAAGCTGGATGATGTGCTTAACTACATACCCGCTAGACTGTCCGGCCTGTTGATGATTGTCGCTTCCGCTTTCTGCGGATTGGATTTTAAAAATGCCGCCAAAATATATAAGCGGGACAGACAAAATCACGCCAGCCCCAACAGCGCCCACACAGAAGCAGTTTGCGCTGGAGCCCTTAACGTTCAACTAGCGGGAAATGCCTATTATTTCGGCAAACTCTACGAAAAGAAAACAATAGGAGATGACAACCGGCCGATAGACAAGAGAGATATTGTTTTGGCCAACCGGCTGCTCTATGGAACGGCTTGGATTGCTTTAATAATTTGTATGATAGGAATGGTAACAGTAAGATGGCTAATTTAG
- the cobJ gene encoding precorrin-3B C(17)-methyltransferase — protein MKKIFVVGLGPGELSQTTGRALDALRESQVIAGYTVYVDLIKDQFADKELISTAMKKEADRCNLAVDQAVLGKTVSMVCSGDAGVYGMAGLMYEILHARDLEQDIEIEVIPGITAACSGAAVLGAPLIHDFTVISLSDLLTPWELIEKRLECAAVGDFAICLYNPSSVKRHDYLQKACDILLKHRAAENVAGYVQNIGREGEVGVVMDLKTLRDTKVDMFTTVFIGNSQTKNFHGKMVTPRGYREVQEKVDE, from the coding sequence ATGAAAAAGATATTTGTTGTAGGATTGGGCCCAGGGGAACTGAGTCAGACTACGGGGAGGGCACTGGATGCCCTTCGGGAAAGTCAGGTCATCGCCGGGTATACGGTCTATGTGGATTTAATCAAGGACCAGTTTGCCGATAAAGAGTTGATTTCAACAGCCATGAAGAAAGAAGCAGATCGGTGTAATCTGGCTGTAGACCAGGCGGTGCTGGGAAAGACGGTGTCCATGGTGTGCAGCGGAGATGCGGGAGTTTACGGCATGGCTGGATTGATGTATGAAATTCTTCATGCCAGAGACTTAGAGCAGGATATAGAAATTGAAGTGATTCCGGGAATTACGGCGGCTTGCAGCGGAGCAGCTGTTTTAGGGGCGCCGCTGATTCACGATTTTACCGTCATTAGTTTGAGCGATTTGTTAACTCCTTGGGAGTTGATTGAAAAACGGCTGGAATGTGCAGCGGTGGGAGATTTCGCCATCTGCCTATATAATCCGTCCAGTGTAAAACGCCATGACTACTTACAAAAGGCCTGTGATATTCTACTGAAGCATCGAGCTGCTGAAAATGTGGCAGGTTATGTGCAGAATATCGGACGAGAAGGTGAAGTTGGCGTGGTTATGGATTTAAAGACTCTGAGAGATACCAAGGTGGATATGTTTACCACCGTGTTCATCGGTAACTCCCAGACCAAGAACTTCCATGGTAAGATGGTAACCCCGAGGGGGTATCGGGAAGTTCAGGAGAAGGTAGATGAATAA
- the cobM gene encoding precorrin-4 C(11)-methyltransferase produces the protein MINFVGAGPGAPDLITVRGQKLLQEADVIIYAGSLVNPELLKLAKPACRIHNSASMTLEDVIAVMEEAEAEGKMTVRLHTGDPSLYGAIREQMDLLEPKNISFKVTPGVSSFCGVASALNAEYTLPNVSQSVIITRMEGRTPVPEKEEMSLMASHGATMAIFLSTGLLEPLKEKLLAGGYEEDTPAAIVYKATWPEEKVFRCTVGRLPETAKENNITKTAMIVVGGFLGSSYERSKLYDPGFTHEFREASK, from the coding sequence ATGATTAATTTTGTTGGAGCAGGTCCGGGAGCACCTGATTTGATTACCGTTAGAGGACAGAAGCTGCTACAGGAGGCCGATGTCATTATTTATGCCGGTTCCTTGGTCAATCCGGAGCTGTTAAAGCTGGCAAAGCCAGCTTGTCGCATTCATAACAGTGCCAGCATGACGTTGGAGGATGTCATCGCCGTGATGGAAGAGGCGGAAGCGGAAGGTAAAATGACCGTCCGGCTGCATACGGGGGATCCCAGCTTATACGGAGCTATTCGCGAGCAGATGGATTTGCTGGAACCGAAGAATATCTCCTTTAAAGTCACCCCAGGGGTTAGTTCTTTCTGTGGGGTAGCCTCCGCGCTGAATGCTGAATACACGCTTCCTAATGTGTCTCAGTCGGTGATTATTACTAGAATGGAAGGTCGGACGCCGGTTCCTGAAAAAGAAGAGATGTCGCTGATGGCTTCCCATGGAGCCACGATGGCGATCTTCCTCTCTACCGGACTGTTGGAGCCTTTAAAAGAGAAGTTGTTAGCTGGCGGTTATGAAGAAGATACGCCGGCGGCGATTGTCTACAAGGCTACTTGGCCAGAAGAGAAGGTATTCCGGTGCACGGTAGGCAGATTGCCGGAAACCGCAAAAGAAAATAACATTACCAAGACGGCCATGATTGTGGTGGGCGGATTCCTTGGAAGCAGCTATGAGCGCTCGAAATTGTATGATCCGGGCTTTACACATGAATTCAGGGAGGCGTCTAAATAA